The genomic DNA CGTCTCCGCCCGCCCGGACCCGCAGCGCCAGCTCCGGCCGCACCAGTGCGTAGTACGCCACGGAGAGCACGCGCATGCGCGGATCCCTCCCCGGCCGGCCGAACGTGGCGAACTGCTCCAGCAGCACGTCCTCGGACGCCAGGCCCGTCTCCTCCTGGAGCTCGCGCGCCGCCGCCAGGTCCAGGTCCTCGCCCTGGTCCTCCTGGCCATCACCCACGCGCAGGAAACCACCCGGCAGCGCCAGACGGCCCTCGAACGGGGATTCGCCCCGGCGGATGAGCAGCACGTGAAGCGCCCCCTCCACCAGCGTCAGGATGACCAGGTCCACCGCCACCGCCGGGCGCGCGTACGGCGCCAGGCTCTGGCGGGCCCGCAGGACGTCGGGAGACCTCACCCGTCGATCGGGTCGGTGGTCCGGACCACCTTCATGCCCGCCTCCTGAAGCAACCGGATGCCCTCCTGGGCCACGCGCGGGAAGTCCAATCCCGGCGGCAGGGGATCCAACGGAGGCGCGGGCACGGGGCTCATCGCGTCCTCCAGGATGTGGATGCGGCCCATCCTCGACGGATCCGTCTCCTCGATGCGCTTCTTGAGGTCCATCAACGTCGACAGCACGCAGTGGGACTTCGCCTGGCCGAACACGTAGACCCGGTCGAACGTCATCAGGTGCTCGAAGAGCGCCTGGTCGAACTGGCCCACCTTGCGGCCGGACACCTCCATCACCTCGGGGGAGAACACCGAGTAGTTCTCCGTCAGCGCCTCCTCGCCCTTCTGCACGATGTGCGTGGGCGTGTCGCGCG from Melittangium boletus DSM 14713 includes the following:
- a CDS encoding NUDIX hydrolase; its protein translation is MRSPDVLRARQSLAPYARPAVAVDLVILTLVEGALHVLLIRRGESPFEGRLALPGGFLRVGDGQEDQGEDLDLAAARELQEETGLASEDVLLEQFATFGRPGRDPRMRVLSVAYYALVRPELALRVRAGGDAAETRWEPVAELDGHSLAFDHGHILQVALARMREKLDTSALAFSLVPERFTIPELRTVFSAVKGEPQDPGNFRRKVKRLVEDGVLEPAPGVRRTASKPAALYRFRAS